One window of Pseudomonas sp. ML2-2023-3 genomic DNA carries:
- a CDS encoding FCD domain-containing protein has product MNEQLQPLKKQSRAGKAGRSGTQDDIVYAHIFEAILEQRLAPGTKLSEEALGEIFGVSRTIIRRALSRLAHEGVVLLRPNRGAVVASPSVEEARQVFLARRLVEKAITELAVVHATAEDLSQLRKMVQDERDSFSRGDRGAGIRLSGEFHLKLAEAAKNAPLISFQRSLVSQTSLIIAQYENGNRSHCSYDEHMQLIDAIEARDASQAVHLMMHHMDHIDSKLNLDEESASDDLHAVFSHLLQTKSKGPRPAAKL; this is encoded by the coding sequence ATGAACGAACAGTTGCAGCCTCTCAAGAAACAATCCCGCGCTGGCAAGGCCGGCCGCAGTGGAACCCAGGACGATATCGTCTATGCGCATATTTTTGAGGCGATCCTCGAACAGCGTCTGGCGCCTGGCACAAAGTTGAGTGAAGAGGCATTGGGCGAAATCTTCGGGGTGAGCCGCACCATTATTCGTCGTGCATTGTCGCGCCTGGCCCATGAAGGGGTTGTGCTGCTGCGTCCCAATCGTGGTGCGGTGGTAGCGAGCCCCAGCGTAGAAGAAGCGCGGCAGGTGTTTCTGGCGCGTCGACTGGTTGAAAAGGCCATTACCGAATTGGCGGTGGTCCACGCTACTGCCGAAGACTTGTCGCAACTGCGCAAAATGGTGCAGGACGAGCGCGACAGCTTTTCGCGAGGCGATCGTGGCGCGGGTATCCGGCTGTCAGGCGAGTTCCACTTGAAGTTGGCAGAAGCGGCTAAAAATGCGCCGCTGATCAGCTTTCAGCGCAGCCTCGTATCGCAAACCTCGTTGATCATTGCCCAGTACGAGAATGGCAACCGCTCACATTGCTCCTACGACGAACACATGCAGTTGATCGATGCCATTGAAGCCCGTGATGCTTCCCAGGCCGTGCACCTGATGATGCACCACATGGATCACATCGACAGCAAGCTCAACCTTGACGAAGAAAGCGCCTCGGATGACCTGCACGCGGTGTTTTCGCACTTGCTGCAAACCAAGAGCAAAGGCCCCCGGCCTGCTGCCAAGCTCTAA
- the guaD gene encoding guanine deaminase translates to MTCKAYRAAILHSIADPADVGIEASYEYFEDGLLVVENGQIKAVGPASELLTALAGDIEVTEYKDALITPGFIDTHIHFPQTGMIGAYGEQLLDWLNTYTFPCENQFADKAHADEVADIFLKELLRNGTTTALVFGSVHPQSVDALFEAAQRLDLRLIAGKVMMDRNAPEYLTDTAETSYIESKALIERWHGKGRLHYAVTPRFAPTSTPEQLTLAGQLLGEYPDVYLHTHISENLQEIEWVKSLFPERKGYLDVYDHYQLLGERSVFAHGVHLCDEECARLAETGSAVAFCPTSNLFLGSGLFNLPMAEKHKLNVGLGTDVGAGTSFSLLNTLNEAYKVMQLQGARLDPFKSLYLATLGGARALRLEDRIGNLQPGSDADFVVLDYNSTPLMSYRLKQSKNIAETLFVLMTLGDDRTVQQTYAAGNLVHQR, encoded by the coding sequence ATGACCTGTAAAGCCTACCGCGCCGCCATTTTGCACAGCATTGCCGACCCCGCCGACGTCGGGATCGAGGCCTCCTATGAATACTTCGAAGACGGTCTGCTGGTGGTGGAAAACGGGCAGATCAAAGCGGTCGGGCCTGCCAGCGAACTGCTCACGGCTCTGGCTGGCGACATTGAAGTCACCGAGTACAAGGATGCCCTGATCACACCGGGCTTTATCGATACGCACATCCACTTTCCGCAGACCGGGATGATTGGTGCCTACGGCGAGCAATTGCTCGACTGGCTCAACACCTACACCTTCCCGTGCGAAAACCAGTTCGCCGACAAGGCACATGCTGACGAAGTTGCCGATATTTTCCTCAAGGAACTGCTGCGCAATGGCACCACCACGGCGCTGGTGTTTGGCAGTGTGCATCCGCAATCGGTCGACGCCTTGTTTGAAGCGGCACAGCGACTGGACCTGCGCCTGATCGCCGGCAAAGTGATGATGGACCGCAACGCCCCCGAATACCTGACCGACACCGCCGAAACCAGCTACATCGAAAGCAAGGCGCTGATCGAACGCTGGCATGGGAAAGGCCGCCTGCATTACGCCGTCACCCCGCGTTTTGCACCGACCAGCACCCCGGAGCAATTAACCCTGGCCGGCCAGTTGCTGGGGGAATACCCGGATGTGTATCTGCATACCCATATCAGCGAGAACCTTCAGGAAATCGAGTGGGTCAAGTCGCTCTTCCCTGAGCGCAAAGGCTATCTGGATGTGTATGACCACTACCAACTGCTGGGGGAGCGTTCGGTGTTTGCCCACGGCGTGCATCTATGTGATGAGGAATGTGCTCGCCTGGCCGAAACAGGCTCTGCGGTGGCTTTCTGCCCGACTTCCAATCTGTTTCTGGGCAGCGGCCTGTTCAACCTGCCGATGGCCGAGAAACACAAACTCAATGTGGGCCTGGGAACGGATGTTGGCGCGGGTACCAGCTTCTCGTTGCTCAACACATTGAACGAAGCCTACAAGGTCATGCAGTTGCAAGGCGCTCGTCTGGATCCGTTCAAATCGTTGTATCTGGCCACTCTGGGCGGCGCGCGGGCACTGCGCCTGGAAGACCGGATCGGCAACCTGCAACCGGGTAGCGATGCCGACTTCGTGGTACTGGACTACAACTCAACGCCGCTGATGAGCTATCGCCTGAAGCAATCAAAAAACATCGCTGAAACGTTGTTTGTATTGATGACCCTGGGCGACGACCGCACGGTGCAACAGACCTATGCAGCGGGCAATCTGGTGCATCAGCGCTGA
- the xdhC gene encoding xanthine dehydrogenase accessory protein XdhC → MNNWISALAELQQQGEPCVLVTIIEEQGSTPRNAGSKMVICAHQTFDTIGGGHLEYKAMEIARQMLGSGKQDPHLQRFSLGASLGQCCGGVTVLLFEPMGQVQAHIAVFGAGHVARALVPLLASLPCRVRWIDSREQEFPALIPQGVEKIVTDEPVDEIQALPAGCYCIVMTHNHALDLELSAALLKRNDFTYFGLIGSKTKRVKFEHRLRDRGISASHLQRMRCPMGLSEVKGKLPVEIAISIAGEIIATYNTHFGQHTACADSASSESIKQLLPSSRRSHATH, encoded by the coding sequence ATGAATAACTGGATCAGCGCCCTGGCCGAGTTGCAGCAGCAGGGAGAGCCCTGCGTGCTGGTCACCATCATTGAGGAGCAAGGCTCGACACCCCGCAATGCCGGTTCAAAGATGGTGATCTGCGCGCACCAGACATTCGACACCATTGGCGGCGGTCATCTGGAATACAAGGCGATGGAGATTGCCCGCCAGATGCTTGGCAGCGGCAAGCAAGACCCCCATCTGCAACGCTTCAGCCTGGGCGCCAGCCTGGGCCAGTGTTGCGGAGGAGTGACCGTGTTGCTGTTCGAACCCATGGGCCAGGTACAGGCACACATCGCCGTATTTGGCGCAGGTCATGTGGCCCGGGCACTGGTGCCCCTGCTCGCCAGCCTGCCCTGCCGGGTGCGCTGGATTGACTCTCGGGAGCAGGAGTTCCCGGCGCTCATCCCCCAAGGCGTAGAAAAAATCGTCACCGACGAGCCCGTCGACGAGATTCAAGCACTGCCAGCGGGTTGCTACTGCATCGTCATGACGCATAATCACGCCCTGGATCTGGAACTCAGCGCCGCCCTGCTCAAACGCAACGACTTTACCTACTTCGGCTTGATTGGCTCTAAAACCAAACGCGTGAAGTTCGAACACCGTCTGCGTGACCGGGGTATCAGCGCATCACATTTGCAGCGCATGCGCTGCCCGATGGGATTGAGCGAAGTCAAAGGCAAACTGCCTGTCGAAATAGCAATTTCCATCGCAGGCGAAATCATCGCCACCTACAACACCCACTTCGGCCAGCACACCGCCTGTGCCGACAGCGCGTCATCCGAATCCATTAAACAATTGCTGCCGTCTTCACGACGCAGCCATGCCACACACTGA
- the xdhB gene encoding xanthine dehydrogenase molybdopterin binding subunit yields MSNHHKIEPTQAELTALFQQDLKTGVGRSVKHDSAEKHVSGEAQYIDDRLEFPNQLHLYARLSDRAHAKIIRVDTAPCYAFEGVRLVITHEDIPGLKDIGPLLPGDPLLAIDKVEYVGQAVLAVAAHDLDTARKAAMAAIIEYEDLEPVLDVVQALRNKHFVLDTHTHERGDSSGALAGADNRLQGSLHIGGQEHFYLETQISSVMPTEDGGMIVYCSTQNPTEVQKLVAEVLDVSMNKIVVDMRRMGGGFGGKETQAAGPACMCAVVARLTGQPTKMRLPRVEDMLMTGKRHPFYIEYDVGFDARGRLQGIKLDLAGNCGCSPDLSNSIVDRAMFHADNAYYLGDATINGYRCKTNTASNTAYRGFGGPQGMVAIEEVMDHIARHLGLDPLAVRKANYYGKTERNVTHYYQTVEHNLLEEMTADLEASSHYAERRELIKAFNANSPILKKGLALTPVKFGISFTASFLNQAGALVHIYTDGSIHLNHGGTEMGQGLNTKVAQVVAEVFQVDISRVQITATNTDKVPNTSPTAASSGADLNGKAAQNAAETIKLRLVEFAAGKYQVEQQEVIFHNGQVRVGEQVISFETLIQQAYFGQVSLSSTGFYKTPKIFYDRTQARGRPFYYFAFGAACAEVIVDTLTGEYKMLRTDILHDVGASLNPAIDIGQVEGGYIQGAGWLTMEELVWNAKGKLMTNGPASYKIPAVADMPLDLRVTLVENRKNPEDTVFHSKAVGEPPFMLGIAAWCAIKDAVASLADYRVQPAIDAPATPERVLWGCEQMRKVLSGDQHE; encoded by the coding sequence ATGTCTAACCATCACAAGATCGAGCCAACCCAGGCCGAATTGACGGCCCTGTTCCAACAGGACCTGAAAACGGGTGTAGGTCGCAGCGTCAAGCATGACAGCGCCGAAAAGCACGTCTCGGGTGAGGCGCAGTACATCGATGACCGGCTCGAATTCCCCAACCAGCTGCATCTCTACGCACGCCTGTCAGACCGGGCTCACGCCAAAATCATCCGCGTCGACACTGCGCCCTGCTACGCCTTTGAAGGTGTGCGTCTGGTCATTACCCACGAGGACATTCCCGGCCTCAAGGACATCGGCCCGCTGCTGCCTGGCGACCCGTTGCTGGCCATTGACAAGGTGGAATATGTAGGCCAGGCAGTCCTGGCGGTGGCCGCCCATGACCTGGACACCGCACGCAAAGCGGCAATGGCCGCCATTATCGAATACGAAGACCTGGAGCCAGTGCTTGATGTGGTTCAGGCGCTACGCAACAAGCACTTTGTGCTCGACACCCACACCCATGAACGCGGCGACTCAAGCGGCGCGCTGGCGGGGGCCGACAATCGCCTGCAGGGCAGTTTGCATATCGGTGGACAGGAACACTTCTATCTCGAAACACAGATCTCATCGGTAATGCCCACCGAAGACGGCGGGATGATCGTGTACTGCTCAACGCAAAACCCCACCGAAGTGCAAAAGCTGGTGGCTGAAGTACTGGATGTTTCGATGAACAAAATCGTCGTCGACATGCGGCGTATGGGCGGCGGCTTTGGCGGCAAGGAGACGCAGGCTGCAGGCCCTGCGTGCATGTGTGCAGTGGTGGCGCGCCTGACCGGGCAGCCGACCAAAATGCGCCTGCCACGGGTCGAAGACATGCTGATGACCGGCAAGCGCCACCCGTTCTATATCGAGTACGACGTCGGCTTTGACGCCCGTGGTCGGCTGCAGGGCATCAAGCTGGATCTGGCGGGCAACTGCGGCTGCTCACCGGACCTGTCCAACTCCATCGTCGACCGCGCCATGTTCCACGCCGATAACGCTTACTACCTGGGCGATGCCACGATCAATGGCTATCGCTGCAAGACCAATACCGCGTCAAACACCGCCTACCGCGGGTTTGGCGGCCCGCAAGGCATGGTCGCGATCGAAGAAGTCATGGACCACATTGCCCGCCATTTGGGCCTGGATCCCCTGGCCGTGCGCAAGGCCAACTACTACGGCAAAACCGAGCGCAATGTGACTCACTACTACCAGACCGTGGAGCACAACCTGCTGGAAGAAATGACCGCCGACCTGGAAGCCAGCAGCCACTACGCCGAACGCCGGGAGTTAATCAAGGCGTTCAACGCCAATAGCCCCATCCTTAAGAAAGGTTTGGCACTGACTCCGGTCAAGTTCGGAATATCCTTTACCGCCAGCTTTCTCAATCAGGCAGGAGCACTGGTTCACATCTACACCGATGGCAGCATCCATCTCAACCACGGCGGCACCGAGATGGGCCAGGGGTTGAACACCAAGGTCGCGCAAGTGGTGGCCGAAGTGTTTCAGGTGGATATCAGCCGGGTGCAGATCACTGCCACCAACACGGATAAGGTCCCGAATACCTCGCCTACAGCGGCTTCAAGCGGGGCTGACCTCAATGGCAAGGCCGCACAAAATGCAGCCGAGACCATCAAGCTAAGGCTGGTGGAGTTTGCCGCCGGCAAGTATCAGGTCGAGCAACAGGAGGTGATTTTCCACAATGGCCAGGTGCGCGTTGGCGAACAGGTCATCAGCTTTGAAACCTTGATTCAGCAGGCCTATTTCGGCCAGGTGTCGCTGTCGAGTACAGGCTTCTACAAAACGCCAAAGATCTTCTATGACCGCACTCAGGCACGGGGACGGCCGTTTTACTACTTTGCCTTTGGTGCCGCCTGCGCCGAAGTGATCGTTGACACCCTCACCGGCGAATACAAAATGTTGCGCACGGACATCCTGCACGACGTTGGCGCTTCGCTGAACCCGGCCATCGACATCGGCCAGGTGGAAGGCGGCTATATTCAGGGCGCCGGGTGGCTGACCATGGAGGAACTGGTGTGGAACGCCAAAGGCAAATTGATGACCAATGGCCCGGCCAGCTACAAGATACCTGCCGTGGCGGATATGCCACTGGACCTGCGCGTCACGCTGGTAGAAAACCGAAAAAATCCGGAAGACACCGTATTCCACTCCAAAGCAGTCGGCGAGCCGCCGTTCATGCTCGGTATCGCGGCCTGGTGTGCGATCAAGGACGCCGTGGCGAGCTTGGCCGACTATCGAGTACAACCTGCCATTGACGCCCCGGCTACCCCGGAACGGGTCCTGTGGGGCTGTGAGCAAATGCGCAAGGTTTTGTCGGGAGATCAGCATGAATAA
- the xdhA gene encoding xanthine dehydrogenase small subunit, with product MIQFLLNQTLRTEHTLDPNLTVLNYLREHLHKSGTKEGCASGDCGACTVVVGELHTNDQGLERVRYRSLNSCLTFVSALHGKQLISIEDLKHKGQLHSVQRAMVDCHGSQCGFCTPGFVMSLFALQKNSTGQSDSHQAHEALAGNLCRCTGYRPILAAAEQACGAQQHDQFDAYQDETITLLKSISPTQTGELNSGDKRCLLPLTISDLAELYESQPQARLLAGGTDLALEVTQFHRPLPVMIYVGNVAEMKLIERFDDRLEIGAAVSLTDAYGTLKAEYPDFGELLQRFASLQIRNQGTLGGNIGNASPIGDSPPLLIALGAQLVLRKGQSRRTLAIEDYFIDYRVTARQEGEFIEKIIIPRADASHSFRAYKISKRLDDDISAVCAAFNLRIDNGVVSGARVAFGGMAATSKRASACEAALLGADWNSITIERACTALATDFTPLSDFRASKEYRLLSAQNLLRKYFIELQAPQLETRVTAYV from the coding sequence GTGATCCAGTTCCTACTTAACCAGACGCTGCGCACCGAGCACACGCTGGACCCGAATTTAACCGTGCTCAATTATTTGCGTGAACACCTGCACAAATCCGGCACCAAGGAAGGTTGCGCGAGCGGCGACTGTGGCGCCTGTACAGTGGTGGTAGGCGAACTGCACACGAATGACCAGGGCCTTGAGCGTGTGCGCTATCGCAGTCTCAATTCGTGCCTGACCTTTGTGTCGGCGTTGCACGGCAAGCAACTGATCAGCATCGAAGACTTGAAGCACAAAGGCCAACTGCACAGCGTGCAGCGGGCAATGGTCGACTGCCACGGTTCACAGTGCGGTTTCTGCACGCCGGGTTTTGTGATGTCCTTGTTCGCCCTGCAAAAAAACAGCACGGGCCAGTCTGATAGCCATCAGGCCCACGAAGCACTGGCGGGCAATCTGTGCCGCTGCACCGGTTACCGGCCGATCCTGGCCGCCGCCGAACAAGCCTGCGGCGCACAACAGCATGACCAGTTTGATGCGTATCAAGACGAAACCATCACCCTTCTCAAGTCCATTTCCCCTACACAGACCGGGGAACTGAACAGCGGTGACAAACGCTGCCTGCTGCCCTTGACCATCAGTGATCTGGCCGAGCTGTATGAGTCCCAACCCCAGGCACGCCTGCTGGCCGGAGGCACCGATCTGGCCCTGGAAGTCACGCAGTTCCATCGCCCGCTGCCGGTCATGATTTACGTCGGCAACGTGGCCGAAATGAAGCTCATCGAGCGCTTCGATGATCGCCTTGAAATAGGCGCGGCCGTTTCGCTGACAGACGCTTACGGCACGCTCAAGGCCGAGTACCCGGACTTCGGCGAACTGCTGCAGCGCTTCGCCTCGCTGCAAATCCGCAACCAGGGAACCCTGGGAGGCAATATCGGCAATGCCTCGCCGATTGGTGACTCACCGCCGCTGCTGATCGCTCTGGGCGCGCAGCTGGTACTGCGCAAGGGCCAAAGCCGACGCACCCTGGCGATCGAGGACTACTTCATCGACTACCGGGTAACCGCGCGCCAGGAAGGGGAATTTATCGAAAAAATCATTATTCCCCGCGCTGACGCCAGCCATTCATTTCGTGCCTACAAGATCTCCAAGCGTCTGGACGATGACATCAGCGCCGTATGTGCGGCATTCAACCTGCGTATCGACAACGGCGTGGTGAGCGGGGCTCGCGTGGCTTTCGGAGGCATGGCCGCCACCTCCAAACGCGCCAGCGCCTGCGAAGCTGCACTGCTCGGCGCAGACTGGAACTCGATCACCATTGAACGCGCCTGCACGGCATTGGCAACAGATTTCACCCCGTTGTCAGACTTTCGCGCCAGCAAGGAATACCGCCTGCTGAGTGCCCAGAACCTGCTGCGCAAGTACTTCATCGAACTGCAGGCTCCACAGCTTGAGACGCGGGTAACAGCTTATGTCTAA
- a CDS encoding GntR family transcriptional regulator, which translates to MTFKAPDSLAEQIAHHLAERIIRGELKPGERIQEQKVTLALNVSRGSVREALLILERRHLIAILPRRGAHVTELTAHNVQSLCTLMSEMYILLGNAVAQRWAVQADLGPFLQIQQRLIASYERQDISSFVEDSFNVMRAAYPFADNPYLQETVENLHPAMSRAYYLALDQRKAEMSEYLALFAQLLEAVLARDLVQIRVVLSNYAQRSCALVLSALTDA; encoded by the coding sequence ATGACGTTCAAGGCGCCGGACAGCCTCGCCGAGCAAATCGCTCACCACCTCGCCGAACGCATCATTCGCGGCGAGCTAAAGCCTGGGGAACGCATTCAAGAACAGAAAGTGACGCTGGCGCTCAATGTCAGTCGCGGCTCTGTGCGCGAAGCGTTGTTGATCCTTGAGCGCCGACATCTCATCGCCATCCTTCCGAGACGTGGCGCCCATGTGACCGAGCTCACCGCACACAATGTGCAGAGCCTGTGCACCCTGATGAGCGAGATGTACATCCTGCTCGGCAATGCCGTTGCCCAGCGCTGGGCCGTGCAGGCCGATCTGGGGCCGTTTCTGCAAATCCAGCAACGCCTGATTGCCAGCTACGAGCGTCAGGACATCAGCAGCTTCGTTGAAGACAGCTTCAATGTGATGCGTGCGGCGTACCCGTTTGCCGACAATCCCTACTTGCAGGAAACCGTCGAGAACCTGCACCCGGCCATGAGCCGCGCCTATTACCTGGCGCTGGATCAACGCAAGGCTGAGATGAGTGAGTATCTGGCGTTGTTTGCGCAGTTACTCGAAGCCGTACTGGCTCGCGACCTTGTGCAAATTCGCGTGGTGCTGAGCAACTATGCCCAGCGCAGTTGTGCCCTGGTGCTGTCTGCCTTGACGGATGCCTGA
- the smc gene encoding chromosome segregation protein SMC — protein sequence MRLTCIKLAGFKSFVDPTTVTFPSNMAAVVGPNGCGKSNIIDAVRWVMGESSAKNLRGESMTDVIFNGSTTRKPVSQASIELVFDNSDGTLLGEYAAYAEISIRRKVTRDSQTTYYLNGTKCRRRDITDIFLGTGLGPRSYSIIEQGMISKLIESKPEDLRNFIEEAAGISKYKERRRETENRIRRTHENLARLTDLRDELGRQLERLHRQAQAAEKYQEYKAEERQLKAQLSALRWQALNEQVGQREAIIGNQEVSFEALVAEQRNADASIERLRDGHHDLSERFNLVQGRFYSVGGDIARVEQSIQHGQQRLCQLQDDLREAERSRLETESHLGHDRTMLATLGEELHMLEPEQELTSAAAEEAAAALEVSEHTMHGWQEQWDSFNQRSAEPQRQSEVLQARIQQLETSMERVAERQRRLAEERALLAADPEDAAILELSEQLAISELSQETLHASEEQLVERLEQVRHDLHQATQNQQQAQGELQRLNGRLASLEALQQAALDPGTGAGEWLRQQQLAEQPRLAEGLRVEAGWELAVETVLGADLQAVLVDDFARLDLAGFAQGDLRLFSGGAQASHLAGSLLEKVEADFDLAPWLGQVKPVETLEQALALRAQLVDGQSLISRDGYWVGRNFLRVRRASEAESGVLARGQEIQRLGLEREEREATLATLEEQLQRLREQQLTQEDAREQVRRRMQDEARQQGEIKARLSASKAKVEQLTLRRRRLDEELAELGEQRALEHEQVGEARLLLQDALDAMATDTEQRELLLAQRDSLRERLDRVRQDARQHKDHAHQLAVRLGSLKAQHDSTRQALERLELQAERLAEKREQLSLNLEEGEAPLEELRLKLEELLDKRLSVDEELKIAQTALEDADRELRDAEKRRNQAEQQSQLIRGQLEQQRMEWQALSVRRTALQDQLLADGYDLHGVLATLNSEVNEQQAEEELERIAARIQRLGAINLAAIDEYQQQSERKRYLDAQDADLVEALDTLENVIRKIDKETRSRFKDTFDQINGGLQALFPKVFGGGSAYLELTGEDLLDTGVTIMARPPGKKNSTIHLLSGGEKALTALALVFAIFKLNPAPFCMLDEVDAPLDDANVGRYARLVKEMSQTVQFIYITHNKIAMEMADQLMGVTMHEPGCSRLVAVDVEEAMAMVDA from the coding sequence GTGCGCCTGACATGTATCAAGCTGGCGGGCTTCAAGTCTTTCGTTGATCCGACAACGGTGACCTTTCCCAGCAACATGGCTGCGGTTGTAGGTCCCAACGGCTGCGGAAAGTCGAACATCATCGATGCCGTACGCTGGGTCATGGGCGAAAGTTCGGCCAAGAACCTGCGTGGCGAGTCGATGACGGATGTCATCTTCAACGGTTCCACCACTCGCAAACCGGTGAGTCAGGCCAGCATCGAGCTGGTTTTTGACAACTCCGACGGAACGCTGCTGGGTGAGTATGCGGCCTACGCCGAAATTTCCATTCGGCGCAAAGTTACCCGTGACAGCCAGACTACGTATTACCTCAACGGCACCAAGTGCCGTCGTCGTGACATCACCGACATCTTCCTCGGAACGGGCCTGGGGCCGCGCAGCTACTCGATTATCGAGCAGGGCATGATCTCCAAGCTGATCGAGTCCAAGCCTGAAGATCTGCGCAACTTCATCGAGGAAGCGGCCGGCATCTCCAAGTACAAGGAGCGTCGCCGCGAGACCGAAAACCGTATTCGCCGCACCCACGAAAACCTCGCCCGTCTGACCGACCTGCGAGACGAGTTGGGTCGTCAGCTTGAGCGCCTGCATCGTCAGGCCCAGGCGGCTGAAAAGTATCAGGAGTACAAAGCCGAGGAGCGTCAGCTCAAGGCACAGCTGTCGGCCTTGCGTTGGCAGGCGCTGAACGAGCAGGTGGGGCAGCGCGAAGCGATCATCGGCAATCAGGAAGTCAGCTTTGAAGCCCTGGTGGCCGAGCAGCGCAATGCGGATGCCAGCATCGAACGCCTGCGTGACGGGCACCACGATCTGTCAGAGCGCTTCAATCTGGTGCAAGGGCGCTTCTATTCGGTAGGGGGGGACATTGCCCGTGTCGAGCAGAGCATTCAGCATGGTCAGCAGCGTTTGTGCCAATTGCAGGATGACCTGCGCGAAGCCGAGCGCTCGCGCCTGGAAACCGAATCCCATTTGGGTCACGACCGCACGATGCTTGCGACCCTGGGTGAAGAGCTGCACATGCTGGAGCCCGAGCAAGAGCTGACCAGCGCTGCCGCCGAAGAGGCCGCTGCTGCGCTGGAGGTGTCCGAGCACACCATGCACGGTTGGCAGGAGCAGTGGGACAGCTTCAATCAGCGCTCAGCCGAGCCCCAGCGCCAGTCCGAAGTCTTGCAGGCTCGCATCCAGCAGCTGGAAACCAGCATGGAGCGTGTGGCCGAGCGTCAGCGTCGGTTGGCTGAAGAGCGCGCCTTGCTGGCGGCAGACCCTGAAGATGCGGCGATCCTTGAGTTAAGTGAGCAACTGGCCATCAGCGAGTTGTCCCAGGAAACATTACACGCCAGCGAAGAACAACTGGTCGAGCGTCTGGAGCAAGTGCGCCACGACTTGCACCAGGCGACACAGAATCAACAGCAGGCTCAGGGCGAGTTGCAGCGACTCAACGGTCGCCTGGCTTCCCTTGAAGCCCTGCAACAGGCAGCGCTCGATCCGGGCACTGGCGCAGGTGAATGGCTGCGTCAGCAACAACTGGCTGAACAGCCGCGCCTGGCCGAGGGCTTGCGGGTTGAAGCAGGGTGGGAGCTGGCGGTCGAAACCGTGCTGGGTGCCGATTTGCAGGCCGTGTTGGTCGACGACTTCGCACGGCTGGATCTGGCCGGTTTTGCCCAGGGTGATTTGCGCTTGTTCAGTGGCGGGGCCCAGGCCTCTCATTTGGCGGGCAGTTTGCTGGAAAAGGTCGAGGCCGACTTTGATCTGGCGCCCTGGTTGGGTCAGGTAAAACCGGTCGAGACCCTTGAGCAGGCCTTGGCATTGCGTGCGCAATTGGTTGACGGCCAAAGCCTGATCAGCCGTGACGGCTATTGGGTTGGACGCAACTTTTTGCGGGTGCGCCGTGCCAGTGAGGCCGAAAGTGGCGTCTTGGCGCGTGGGCAGGAAATCCAGCGTCTGGGGCTTGAGCGCGAAGAGCGCGAAGCGACGCTTGCGACTCTGGAAGAACAGCTCCAGCGTCTGAGAGAGCAGCAACTCACCCAGGAAGACGCGCGCGAGCAGGTTCGTCGTCGCATGCAGGACGAGGCGCGTCAGCAGGGCGAGATCAAGGCCAGGCTGTCCGCCAGCAAAGCCAAGGTCGAACAATTGACCCTGCGCCGTCGTCGTCTGGATGAAGAGCTGGCCGAGCTGGGTGAGCAGCGCGCACTTGAGCATGAGCAGGTGGGCGAGGCGCGCCTGCTCTTGCAGGATGCACTGGATGCGATGGCCACCGACACTGAGCAGCGCGAGCTGCTGCTGGCCCAGCGCGACAGCCTGCGCGAGCGTCTTGATCGGGTGCGGCAGGATGCCCGGCAGCACAAGGATCACGCGCATCAGTTGGCGGTTCGTCTGGGCTCGCTGAAAGCGCAGCACGATTCGACTCGCCAGGCCCTTGAGCGACTGGAGCTGCAGGCCGAGCGCCTGGCTGAAAAGCGCGAGCAGCTCAGTCTCAATCTGGAGGAGGGCGAAGCGCCGCTTGAAGAGTTGCGTCTGAAACTCGAAGAGTTGCTCGACAAGCGCTTGAGCGTGGATGAAGAACTCAAGATTGCCCAGACCGCACTTGAAGATGCAGATCGCGAATTACGGGATGCTGAAAAGCGCCGAAATCAGGCTGAGCAACAATCGCAGCTGATTCGTGGCCAGCTGGAGCAGCAGCGCATGGAGTGGCAAGCCCTGAGTGTGCGGCGTACGGCGTTGCAGGATCAGTTACTGGCAGACGGCTATGATTTGCATGGGGTGCTTGCCACCCTGAACAGCGAGGTCAATGAGCAGCAGGCCGAAGAAGAGTTGGAGCGCATTGCGGCGCGAATCCAGCGCTTGGGCGCGATCAACCTGGCGGCCATCGATGAGTACCAGCAGCAATCGGAGCGCAAGCGCTATCTGGATGCCCAGGATGCCGATCTGGTCGAGGCGCTCGATACGCTGGAAAACGTAATCCGCAAAATCGACAAAGAGACCCGGAGCCGCTTTAAAGACACCTTTGATCAGATAAATGGTGGATTGCAGGCGCTTTTCCCAAAAGTTTTCGGTGGTGGCAGCGCTTATTTGGAACTGACGGGCGAAGATTTACTCGATACAGGGGTGACCATCATGGCGCGCCCGCCGGGCAAGAAGAACAGCACCATTCATTTGCTGTCCGGTGGCGAGAAGGCCCTGACGGCATTGGCATTGGTGTTTGCCATTTTCAAGCTCAATCCGGCGCCGTTTTGCATGCTCGACGAGGTCGATGCACCGCTTGATGACGCCAACGTAGGCCGCTATGCACGGTTGGTGAAAGAGATGTCGCAGACAGTGCAATTCATCTACATCACCCACAACAAAATCGCCATGGAGATGGCGGATCAGCTGATGGGTGTGACGATGCATGAGCCTGGTTGCTCACGTCTTGTAGCGGTAGATGTCGAGGAGGCGATGGCAATGGTCGACGCTTGA